Proteins encoded by one window of Nitrospiria bacterium:
- a CDS encoding ATP-dependent Clp protease adaptor ClpS, whose translation MPGTVLPETTPEVEIGDDSRIEKIPPYKVIFLNDDITTMEFVVYVLITVFRKDHQAAFLLMLETHHQGSAVVAVLPFEEAELRQSQVHSMASKEGFPLRCIIEPA comes from the coding sequence ATGCCAGGGACTGTTCTTCCAGAAACCACACCCGAAGTGGAAATAGGGGATGATTCTCGAATTGAAAAGATTCCCCCCTATAAAGTCATTTTTTTAAATGACGATATTACCACTATGGAATTTGTTGTTTATGTTTTGATTACCGTTTTTAGAAAAGATCACCAGGCTGCTTTTCTGTTGATGTTGGAAACCCACCATCAGGGTTCCGCGGTGGTTGCTGTTCTTCCCTTTGAAGAAGCAGAGCTTCGGCAAAGCCAGGTTCACTCCATGGCCAGTAAAGAAGGATTCCCTCTGCGATGTATCATTGAACCTGCCTAG